Below is a window of Dictyostelium discoideum AX4 chromosome 1 chromosome, whole genome shotgun sequence DNA.
ATTTATCAATAACAATTGGTAATTTACCATGTGATccaattattttgatttctacaaatattattacatGTAAAGAACCTATTGGTAGTGGAACTAAATTAGCAATAATTACACAAAATGGTGTAAATGCAtctataatttataattattatcaagcTTATAAGCAATGCCCTTCAAATTGTTCAAATCATGGTATTTGTAATAACCAAACTGGTGAATGTAAATGTAATTCTTTATACAAAGGTTTTGATTGTAGTATTTTAATTGACAATGGCGGTGGTGGTCTTCCAACTAATTCAACAGTAAATGAAAATACAGGAGGTACAGATATATCAAATCAAGATactcaatttaaaatttattttaaatcattagttgaagttgattttaatggaaatccaataattgaatataaattattagataattggaaatcaattaaaacaaatgataaatttatatataagcTAActcaaaaattgaataatactCAATGTgaaatcatttcaaatattgaagaaattcaacaaatcGATGGTAAACAATTTACATttgcaaatttaaatttcagATTAGATCAaggttcaattaaatttagtttAAATATAGTTAATTATActtatcaaaataatttaaatactcTTAGACttgatttaatatcatcaGTTGAACAAATTAATTACAAAGATAATGAAtgtaatgaaaaagaaatatcaattgatacaaataataataataataataataataatttatcatcatttaattatattaaaatttcaaagaatAATAAGATATTAAATGGTAGATTCATAAATAAAGTTGTATCAGATGGTAAAGTAACTTTTCTATCTACaactattaaaaatgattcaaattctataattatatctttaaatttaccacATTGTATAAATGAATGTATTATTGATCCAGgtatgtttatttattataaaacaaaattctaaattttttttttttttttttactaaatcatagtttttttttttattatttttagatttctcATTATTAGTAGATATGAAATCATATGAATCAtgttcaaatgaaaataaaagagaAGCTTGGTTCCTTCCAGTAGTCATTGTAATTCCAACTATATCTTTGGCATTACTTGTTATATTGATATTTATACTCTATAAAAGATCCACTGTTTTGAAAATCCAAAttcataaattaaaaagaataaataaaaaaacataaaaataaacaaataataataatattcagaaaaaaaaaaaaaaaaaatctgggAAAAACAAAACATATTTAGCCCCACAAgcgttttgttttttttttttttatttttaaaaaattgtcaaattttcatttttcactttttattttttttttttttttttatttttaaaattatttatttagtttgATGGcatcaattatcaaatttacaGCATTATCTGGAGCAAAAGATGAATCACCACCATGTTATTTATTAgaaattgatgatttttGTATATTATTAGATTGTGGTCTAAGTTATAATTTAGACTTTTCATTATTAGAACCATTGGAAAAGTTTGTACTtcatttaatcaaaatataatttttatctttttattatagATTATTATaagattattaaaagattattataatatttattataatatttattattaatttaaaataaaatatttatttaatttacattttttttttttttttttttttttgaagggTTGCAAAGAAAATAGATGCAGTATTATTATCACATTCAGATACGACACATATTGGTGGGTTACCATATGTTGTTGGTAAATATGGATTAACAGGTACAATATATGGTACAACACCAGTATTAAAGATGGGTACAATGTTTTTATATGATTTATATGAGAATAAGATGTCACAAGAAGAGTTTCAACAATATAGTTTGgataatattgatagttGTTTTGGAGAAGAtagatttaaagaattaagtTTTAGTCAGCATTATTCACTCTCTGGTAAAGGTAAAGGAATATCGATAACACCTTATTTGGCAGGACACACAATTGGTGCATCAGTTTGGAAGATTACAAAAGGTACTTATTCAATTGTTTACGCTATCGATTATAATCATAGAAATGAAGGACATTTAGATAGTTTACAATTGACAAGTGATATTTTGAAGCCATCTTTGTTAATTACCGATTCAAAAGGTGTTGATAAAACATTAGcattcaaaaaaacaataacacgtgatcaatcattatttgaacaaATCAATAGAAATCTTCGTGATGGTGGTAATGTTTTGATACCAGTTGATACGGCTGGTAGAGTGTTGGAATTGTTACTTTGTATTGAAAACTATTGGTCAAAGAATAAGAGTTTGGCTTTATATAGTGTGGTGTTTTTAGGTAGATTTTCATTTAGCGTTTGTCAATTTGCAAGATCACAATTGGAATTTATGAGTTCGACTGCCTCTGTAAAGTTTGAACAAAATATAGAGAATCCATTCTCATTTAAACATATTAAAATCTTATCATCATTAGAGGAACTACAAGAATTACCCGATACTAATAAGGTTATATTAACAAGTTCACAAGATTTAGAAACTGGTTTCTCAAGAGAGTTATTTATACAATGGTGTTCAGATCCAAAGACCTTAATTTTATTCACTCAAAAAATACCAAAAGATTCATTGGCTGACAAATTGATCAAACAATATTCAACACCCAATGGTAGAGGGAAGTGTATTGAAATTGTACAAGGCTCACGTGTACCATTGACTGGTGATGAACTTCTTCAATATGAAATGGAACAAGCTAAACAACGTGAAGAGAAAAGATTAGAACAATTAAGAAAGGAACAAGAGGAACGTGAAGAACGTGAAAGATTAGAAGAGGAAGAACGTGAACAACTTTTAAATGCTACCAATCAAgatcaacttcaacaactactccaattacaacaacaaaaagaaagagGCATCATCGATGACTCTATGGTTCACATGAAGAATCCATTCGAAAATGATAGATTCGATCTATTGGAtagtgaatttaaaaaacaatcaatgaTAACCATGTTTCCCTACTTTGAGAAACATTTGAAATGGGGTGAATACGGTGAAGAGGACGATGACCTAATACTACGTAATCAAGAtaaaaaagttgaagaagTAACAATGGAAGAGGATGAAATTCAAGAACAAGAAATACCAAAGAAAATTATAACTCAAACATTACGTTTACCAATCAATTGTAAAATTCAAACAATAGATTATGAAGGCTGCTCCGATGGTCGTTCAATTAAAGCAATCATTCAACAAATTGCTCCAACAAAGTTGGTATTAATTCGTGGATCCGAACAACAATCTCAAAGTATTGAAAATTAtgttaaagaaaatattcGTACAAAAGGTATTTACATTCCATCAATCGGTGAACAATTAGATTTAACTTCTGATACAAATGTTTATGAATTACTCTTAAAAGATTCTTTAGTAAATACTTTAAAAACTTCTAAAATTTTGGATTATGAAGTTTCTTATATTCAAGGTAAAGTTGATATTTTAGATGGTTCAAATGTACCAGTTTTAGATTTAATACAATCAattccaattaataataataataataataataataataataataataataataataataataataataataccactatgatgacaacaacaacaacaacaacgaaTGGACATGATGAATCATTTATTGGtgatataaaattatcaGATTTAAAACAAGTTTTGGTAAATGCTGGTATACAAGTTCAATTTGATCAAGGTATTTTAAATTGTGGTGGTTTAGTCTACATTTGGAGAGATGAAGATCATGGAGgtaattcaattataaatGTTGATGGTATAATTTCTgatgaatattatttaattaaagaattattatataaacaaTTCCAAATtgtttaatctttttttttttttttaatcaaaaataaattgtaaatacttttttttttttatttttatttttattttttttgtttgggtaattaaaaaaaaaaagaaaatattaaataaaaaattaataaaactaaaaataaaaactaaaaaaaaaaaactaaatggCTAtagataattttatataatttaaatttttatttttgttttaatttaaaaaaaaggctAATTATGTACCATCATCATCTCCATATAATGCTATAAATAAagtattatttgttaattagtaaaattaaataattttttttaaaattttaaaaaataaaaatattaaaaaatacctacgaatatttaataatgaaaggaaattagatttaatattattacttctaattgataatgattttgatgatgaGGTTGTTGAtacatttgatttattattgttttgagTTGTTGGTAATGTAAAATTTggagaagatgatgatgttgtggaattatttgatgaagaggttgtattaaatatatttgacttgcttgatgttgttgttgtggctgtcgtaaatttaaaactactttttattgtatttgaagttgttgatgattttgCTGTTCTATATAAGAATCCAAATGTTTTTGaactcattttatttttttttattttttttattttgatatttttaaaaacttttttttttttatatcttattatgaaattaatccttttttgtaatttggttttttttttttttttgtttttaaacacacaaacaaataatctgatcaaaatttcaaaaatgaaaaaataaaaaaaaaattaaaaaaaaaaaaaattaaaaaaaataaaaaaaaaaataaaaaaaaaccgatAAACGAGAGTTTTTtcacttcttttttttttttcaatttatttacacaaataaaaaaacaaaacaacaaatctatttttgttttttaaaaataaaaatgagtGATAAAACATTTGAAGAATTAGGATTAACAACATGGTTAGTTGCAAATTGTAAACAATTAGGATTTAAAGCACCATCTAATATTCAAGCTAATACAATTCCAGAGATATTAAAGGGTAGAGATATTATTGCAAGTGCTAAAACTGGTAGTGGTAAAACAGCATCATTTGCaattccaattttaaatcaattatcagAAGATCCTTATGGTGTTTTTGCAGTAATTCTTACACCAACAAGAGAATTGGCAGTTCAAATTGGTGAACAATTTAATGCAATTGGTGCACCAATGAATGTAAATTGTAGTGTTGTTATTGGTGGTATTGATAATGTTACACAGGCTTTGATCTTGGATAAAAGACCACACATTATTGTTGCAACACCTGGTAGATTAGCAtcacatttaaataatggtcTTAAAATTGcattaaaattttgtaaGTTTTTAGTACTTGATGAAGCTGATAGATTATTAGGTGAAGATTTTGAATTAGAAATTGCTgtaagtttaatttttttttttttttttttcaaaataaaataatatcaatctcaaataaataaataataaataaataaataataatagttaattttttattaataaattttattattttaattttaattttttgaaaaaaaaaaaaaaagagtattTTAGAACATTTACCACCACCAGAAAAAAGacaaacattattattttcagcaACAATGACAAAGAATTTAACAAAATTAGATAGTATAGCATTAAATAAACCATTTATATTTGAAGATAATTCAAAGTATGATACAGTTGATACATTGAAACAAGAGTATATTTATATGCCAGCACCAACAAAAGATTGTTATTTGGTATACATTTTAAAGAAACATGAAGGATCATCAGCAATtgtatttgtaaataattgttATGCAGTTGAAGCAGTTAAAGGAATGTTAAATAAATTGGATATTCCATCGGTTTCATTACATTCATTCCTCGATCAAAAGAGTAGATTAGCAGCATTGAAAACCTTTAAATCTGGAAAAGTGAAAGTATTGGTGGCAACTGATGTTGCAAGTCGTGGTTTAGATATTCCTGACGTTCAAATCGttatcaattataaattatcaaactCTTCAAAAGATTATATTCATCGTGTTGGTAGAACGGCTAGATTTGGTCGTTCAGGTAGAGCCATTTCATTCATTACACCACATGATGTATCCTTAATTAAAGGCATTGaagaaatcattaaaaaacaattggaaCTTTATAaaactgatgatgatgaagtatTTAGACATTTAAAAGAAGCTTCAACAGCTAGAAAAATAGTTGAAATACATTtagatgaaattgaatttggtgttaaacaaaaagaaagaagaaCTGAAAGAAATgaattacaaaaacaattaaaagaagttaataataaagaaaaatttgaaaataataataatgataataataataataataaaactaaaacaacaaaacctgaaaataaaaaagaaattacaaaaatacAAGAACAAccatcaaaatcaacaacaacaacaaaatcaattgaaaagaaaCCAACAACTATAGAATCTAAgaaaattgataaagatataaaaagaaaagaaaataattttgatgatggtgaaataagtttatttaaaaagaaaaaaataactaataaataatattttaacttgtttattatttgaaattattattattttttatttatttttttttttttattaaagttttttatttattttataaaataaaaataagaatttCAAATAGTTGATAgctttatttgtttttttcttgtCCAGTTAATCATTATCTTTTGGTACATCACAGAAtctaacaaataaataattctagattttattttacccACAATTTCTGGATTTATGAAAATATGAAtatatttggattatttattatttccatcCACAAAACCCATATTTTTTGGAAAGTGATGTCAACAGGAAGTGGATAAATTTTCTCTTCACTTGGtctttattttgtaattattaacttggatttaattcattttattcatttattccactaaatttaaaaaaaagtgtctTTGGAAAAACatcattttaatttagaCAGTTACCAAGGTAAAAATTCAGTTGTTGGGAGAAAGAGTTTAATTAGATTTGGTTTCAGTATATCATCCCCAACAACTAAATTTTTACTTTGGTAATTGCcctaattataatattatttcatttcCACATTTCAGTTTCCCCTtaatctaaattatttatacaaTTGTATAGTTTAATGTCTTTAATCAAATGCAACTATATTCTCATAGTGCTCTATTAATTATGGTGTTGGATTTATAAATCTATGTAATAAAtccaaaagaaattttattttataaaatactttttttatttaccaatttgtaaataattataataataccttttgttttattttttaactttttattttattttttaaatttttttttatttttttatttatttctttttatatgttttttttgttttttgttttttgttttattttattttttttttattattttttctttttttgtttttaataaatattattttttttttttttttaatattttttttttttttaatcatcatTTTGTTCAGAATCAGAGGATTCATCTTTTTGTTCAATTTCAtctaatgaaattgaaacatCAGAATAAACTTGAAGTTTGAATGAACGATTAACACTTGGATCAAAAGTTGAAGGAATGATAGTGAATTCTCTTGGTGATTCTGGTTTAACATGAAGACGACAAACGATATCATTTCTCTTTTCCCAATTTGAAGTTTTAGTGAAAACCATTTCATTTTGGAAATCTTGAGCAGTCAATGGTTCAGAATGAGAATCACGAGATAAAACAATGAAACCAATACCTTCATCGGCAATGGTTGAAtcttgaatcaattgaacgGCGATGACTTCATCTTTATCAGAGGCAGGTACTTTCAAATGGAATTGTGGATTATTGAAGAAAGTTGGTTGATTTGGAGAACCACCAGCAGATTTACCAACCCAAGTACCTTTAA
It encodes the following:
- the cpsf2 gene encoding DNA repair metallo-beta-lactamase domain-containing protein translates to MASIIKFTALSGAKDESPPCYLLEIDDFCILLDCGLSYNLDFSLLEPLEKVAKKIDAVLLSHSDTTHIGGLPYVVGKYGLTGTIYGTTPVLKMGTMFLYDLYENKMSQEEFQQYSLDNIDSCFGEDRFKELSFSQHYSLSGKGKGISITPYLAGHTIGASVWKITKGTYSIVYAIDYNHRNEGHLDSLQLTSDILKPSLLITDSKGVDKTLAFKKTITRDQSLFEQINRNLRDGGNVLIPVDTAGRVLELLLCIENYWSKNKSLALYSVVFLGRFSFSVCQFARSQLEFMSSTASVKFEQNIENPFSFKHIKILSSLEELQELPDTNKVILTSSQDLETGFSRELFIQWCSDPKTLILFTQKIPKDSLADKLIKQYSTPNGRGKCIEIVQGSRVPLTGDELLQYEMEQAKQREEKRLEQLRKEQEEREERERLEEEEREQLLNATNQDQLQQLLQLQQQKERGIIDDSMVHMKNPFENDRFDLLDSEFKKQSMITMFPYFEKHLKWGEYGEEDDDLILRNQDKKVEEVTMEEDEIQEQEIPKKIITQTLRLPINCKIQTIDYEGCSDGRSIKAIIQQIAPTKLVLIRGSEQQSQSIENYVKENIRTKGIYIPSIGEQLDLTSDTNVYELLLKDSLVNTLKTSKILDYEVSYIQGKVDILDGSNVPVLDLIQSIPINNNNNNNNNNNNNNNNNNNNTTMMTTTTTTTNGHDESFIGDIKLSDLKQVLVNAGIQVQFDQGILNCGGLVYIWRDEDHGGNSIINVDGIISDEYYLIKELLYKQFQIV
- the ddx49 gene encoding DEAD/DEAH box helicase, whose translation is MSDKTFEELGLTTWLVANCKQLGFKAPSNIQANTIPEILKGRDIIASAKTGSGKTASFAIPILNQLSEDPYGVFAVILTPTRELAVQIGEQFNAIGAPMNVNCSVVIGGIDNVTQALILDKRPHIIVATPGRLASHLNNGLKIALKFCKFLVLDEADRLLGEDFELEIASILEHLPPPEKRQTLLFSATMTKNLTKLDSIALNKPFIFEDNSKYDTVDTLKQEYIYMPAPTKDCYLVYILKKHEGSSAIVFVNNCYAVEAVKGMLNKLDIPSVSLHSFLDQKSRLAALKTFKSGKVKVLVATDVASRGLDIPDVQIVINYKLSNSSKDYIHRVGRTARFGRSGRAISFITPHDVSLIKGIEEIIKKQLELYKTDDDEVFRHLKEASTARKIVEIHLDEIEFGVKQKERRTERNELQKQLKEVNNKEKFENNNNDNNNNNKTKTTKPENKKEITKIQEQPSKSTTTTKSIEKKPTTIESKKIDKDIKRKENNFDDGEISLFKKKKITNK